A genomic window from Salvia miltiorrhiza cultivar Shanhuang (shh) chromosome 5, IMPLAD_Smil_shh, whole genome shotgun sequence includes:
- the LOC131026004 gene encoding 3-oxoacyl-[acyl-carrier-protein] synthase I, chloroplastic-like, translating into MASSSLKRESDPKKRIVITGMGIVSVFGNDIHTYYNKLLDGVSGITPIDRFDTSDFSVKIAGQIRDFSSEGYINAKDDRRLDDCWRYCLVAGKKALDDATLGKQLLADTAMDKTRMGVLVGTCMGNYEALTSGVETLNEKGNKKMSPFFIPYSISNMGPALLAMDTGFMGHYYRNWIRHCIYYTGFCKSLLSYIYCLLS; encoded by the exons ATGGCTTCTTCGTCTCTAAAGAGAGAAAGTGATCCCAAGAAAAGGATAGTGATAACTGGAATGGGCATTGTTTCCGTTTTCGGAAATGACATCCACACTTACTACAACAAACTGCTTGATGGAGTGAGCGGTATCACTCCCATCGACAGATTTGATACATCAGATTTCTCTGTTAAGATTGCGGGTCAGATTCGCGACTTCTCTTCCGAGGGATACATCAACGCCAAGGATGATCGTCGTCTCGATGATTGCTGGAGATATTGTTTGGTTGCAGGGAAAAAGGCTCTTGATGATGCTACCCTTGGCAAACAATTACTTGCTGATACTGCT ATGGACAAGACGAGAATGGGAGTGTTGGTGGGAACATGCATGGGGAACTACGAGGCTCTCACTAGTGGAGTCGAAACCTTAAATGAAAAgggaaataaaaaaatgagtCCATTTTTCATTCCATATTCAATATCGAACATGGGGCCTGCGTTGCTGGCAATGGACACGGGCTTCATGGGGCACTACTACAGAAATTGGATACGACATTGCATATACTACACTGGATTTTGTAAAAGTCTGTTAtcttatatatattgtttgttGTCTTAA